GATATCAATCACCAAATAGCATTAAGTGATTCGGTGGAAACATTTATAAAACAGGCTATGTTTCCATTGATGTCAACAGAAAGATTTAAGGTGCAGGAATATATAGATTCTAAAATTCTGCAAACCAATGAAAAAGCATCGGTTCTTCAGATAAGAAGGGCTGAAAGCAGGTATCTGCCAGTTTTGTCGGCTGTTTACCTTCACCAGGTACTGGCCAGGAGCCCGTTATTTAATACTACACCGCCTAATATATTGGGGATTTCGCTGGATGTACCCATTTTCAGCAGCGGGATGCGCAGCACTCAGGTTAGCCAGGCTAAACTGCAACTCGAAAAGGCCAGAACCACAAGATTTCAGGCAGAGCAGGGTTTGGAACTTGATTTCCAGCAAACCCGCGACAATATGATCACTTCCTACAACAAAATGATGAATTTGAAGGACAATGAAGTCCTGACGCAGAAAGTATATGACATTACCTTATCAAAATTCAACCAGGGAACGGCAAGTAGTTTTGAACTTACGCAGGCTCAAAGTCAGTACCTGCAGACTGAAATGAGTTATTATAATTCTGTGCTTGAGGTTTTAAACCTGAAAACCAGATTGGAAAAATATTTAACCGGGAACTGATAACGATTAATCTTTCGAATTATGAAAACCAATTTCACTATCCTGCTGTTATGTTTGTTTCTTTTCTCATGTGGTGGGAATAATCCGCAGGCGAAACTTGAAAAATTAAGGAAGCAGCGCGATGAATTGACCAGCCAGATCAATAAACTTGAAAGAGAAAATATTGACGGGGCAAGAGATTCTTCAAAAAATAATCTTAATCAGGTAGCTGTTACCGGCGTGTTGTTGCAACCTTTTAACCATTATATTGAGGTTCAGGGTAAACTTGATGGGGACGAAAATGTGGCGATCAGTCCCAAAACAGGCGGGGTGGTAATATCAAAATATGTGAATGAAGGGTCGCTCGTTCGTAAAGGGCAGATTCTGGCCCAACTGGATAACTCTGTGATGCTGCAGCAGCTTAAGGAGCTGGAAACTGCGCTTGATTTTGCCACTGACGCCTATCTTAAGCAAAAGAGCCTGTGGGATCAGAAAATAGGAACAGAGATGCAATACCTGAAAGCAAAGAATGACAAGGAAAGTTTGGAGAAAAGAATCGTTACCCTGAAGGATCAGATTGACATGACCCGGATCAAATCCCCGATAAACGGGACAGTGGAAGAAGTCAATGTGAAAATTGGGCAAATGGTTTCACCAACGCCCAACTTTGCCGCATTCAGGGTGGTGAATTTTGCCAGCGTCAAAGTGACGGCTGAAGTGGCTGAGGCTTATACTTCAAAAATTAAGAAAGGTGACCAGGTCATCCTTAGATTTCCCGATATCAACCGGGAGGTGAATGCCAGGATCAGCTTTGCCAGTAAATACATTAATCCCGTAAACCGGACTTTTGTTGTTGAAGCCCGGTTTCCCAAAGGGGTGAATAATTATAAAGCCAACATGATTGCTGTTTTGAGAATTAACGATTACAAAAATTCAAGTGCAGTCGTCCTGCCGGTCAATGTGGTTCAATCTGATGTAAATGGCGATTATGTTTTTGTTGCCCAAAAAAACACTAAGCAATGGGTTGCCAGACGCCGGGCAGTGAAGCCGGGGCAGACCTACAACGGACTGGTTGAAATAACCAAAGGGCTCAGTGCCGGGGAGAAAGTGATTACTTCGGGTTACCAGGATCTTGAAGATAATGAGAAAGTAAACTTATAACTATAAAAAAACCAATGAATATAAGCTTTAAATAAAATTGATTCACCATCCATTTAATTCTCATACAGATGGAAAGTAAATTTAAGGAATTTAAGCCTACCAGTTGGTCAATTGATAACAAAACCAGCATATATGTTCTGGCTGTAATTATTGCTGTGTTTGGGATGTTGAATTACCGGAGCATTCCAAAGGAACAATTTCCTGAGCTGGTCATTCCTACGATTATTGTAAACACGATATATCCTGGTACTTCACCAAGTGACATCGAAAACCTTATCACCCGCCCCATAGAAAAGAACCTTAAATCCATCAACGGGGTTAAGAAGATCAGCAGCAATTCCATTCAGGATTTTTCTTCCATTGTCGTGGAATTTAATACCAACGTAAAGGTTGAAGACGCCAAGCAGAAAGTGAAAGATGCAGTGGACAAGACCAAATCCGACCTTCCCAATAACCTTCCTCAGGAACCTTCGGTCATGGATATTGATTTTTCTGAAATTCCCATCATGTACCTCAATCTGTCCGGGAACATTGACCTGGCTAATCTTAAAAAGTATGCAGACATGATGCAGGACAGGATTGAGGCGCTTAAGGAAATTACCAGAGTTGATATTGTCGGTGCACTTGACCGGGAAATACAGATTGATGTTGATATGTACAAGATGCAGGCTGCAAGTGTCACTTTTTCTGATATTGAAAGGGCTGTGGCTTACGAGAACATGACTATTTCCGGAGGATCAATTGATATGCAGGGAATGAAGCGTTCTATCCGGGTGGTGGGCGAGTTTACCAATATTGATCAGATTAATAATATTGTTTTCAACACTTCAAGCGGGGCGCAGGTTATGCTCAGGGATATTGCCCAGGTAAAGGACAGTTTTCATGAACAGGAAAGTTATGCCAGGTTGAATAATCAAAATGTGATTACACTGAATGTGATCAAGAAAAGCGGGCAGAATTTGCTGGTGGCTTCCGATGAGATCAAGAAAATTGTTGAAGAAATGCGGCAAAGCGATCTGCCTTCCAGGCTGAAAGTTACCATTACGGGCGATATGTCCAAATATACGCGGAATACGCTGACTGACCTCAACAACACCATCATCATCGGATTTATTTTAGTTACCCTGGTGCTGATGTTTTTCATGGGCTTGACCAATGCCATTTTTGTCGGCCTTTCTGTACCCCTTTCCATATCATTGGCATACATTGTCATGCCTGCCCTTGGGTTTACCATGAATATGCTGGTAATGTTTTCCTTTATTTTTGCTTTAGGAATAGTGGTGGACGATGCCATTGTTGTCATTGAAAATACCCACCGGGTGTTTAAGCAAACCCGGATGGATATTGTTACCTCTGCCAAGTTTGCAGCGGGCGAGGTCTTTATGCCCATTCTCTCAGGTACTTTAACCACCTTGGCCCCGTTTTTCCCACTGGCGTTCTGGCCTGGCATTGTCGGAAAATTCATGTATTTCATTCCCGTAACCTTAATTATGACCCTATTTGCATCTTTGATAGTGGCTTATATTATCAATCCGGTTTTTGCTGTATCGTTTATGAAGCAGGACGAGGAAATGGAAAAACAGCTTTCTAAAAAGACGATATTTACTATTACCGGTTTTATTTTGTTGTTTGCTATTGTGTTTTATCTTGCAGGGAGTACAGGAGCCGGTAATTTTACTGTTTTTATAGCCTTATTCGTGCTCTGGCATAATTTTATAGGGTACAAAATTTTGCTTAGCTTCCAGAAAAGCTATATTCCGGGCCTCCTTCGGCGTTACGAAAGGCTACTGAATTTTGTACTTTATAAAAGGCGTCCTTATTACCTGTTTTTCGGGATGATTGGGCTGTTCATCCTTACTTTCGTATTTATGGGCATAAGGAAACCAAAGGTGGTTTTTTTCCCTATCAATGAACCGAACAATGTTTATATTTTCATTAAAACACCTGTTGGAACTTCCGTAACCGTGACCGATTCCCTTGCATTGGTGGTGGAAAAGCGGCTGCAGAATGTATTGGGTAAAGAGAATCCTTATGTGGAATCAGTAATTACCAATGTGGCTTTGGGTGCTTCCGATTCATTTTTCGACAATACTACAAAATCTTCGAATAAGGCAAAGGTTACAGTTAACTTTGTGGAATTCAAGTACCGGAAAGATTTTTCCACGACCAAATGCATGGAGGATATCCGGCTGTCTGTACAGGGAATTTCGGGGGCCGAAATAACTGTGGAAAAAAACAGGATGGGCCCTCCTACGGGTAAGGAGATCAATATAGAAGTAAGTGGAAATAATCTGGATGAACTGATTGCTTCTTCCGAAAATTTCATCCGCTATATCGATTCGCAGCATATCCCGGGTATTGAAAAACTGAAATCCGATTTTGAATTAGGTAAGCCCGAAATTGTGATTGACATTGACCGGGAACGGGCCAATCGCGAGGGCATTACCAGTGGCCAGGTGGGGAATGAGCTTCGTACGGCTATTTTGGGTTTTGAAGTTTCAAAATACCGTGAAGGCGAAGATCAGTGGCCTATTGAATTACGGTATAGCGAATTTCAAAGGAAAAATATTGACCGGCTTTTGGACCTGAAGATTACTTACCGCGATATGACAAGCGGTATACTTAGACAAATCCCGCTTTCTTCCGTGGCAAAAATCAGATACACCAATACTTATGGTGGGATAAAAAGGATTAACCTGAAGCGGGTAATTACGATCACATCAAATGTTATCACCGGTTATAATGCAAATGAGATTGTCAATGTCATCAAGATGTCTATCCCTGGTTTCAATAAGAAAAAAGGGATTGATATTCAGCTCACCGGCGAGCAGGAATATCAGCAGGAATCATCGAGTTTTCTCGGGAAAGCCATGCTGCTGTCTTTATTCCTGATCATGTTTATTCTGATTACCCAGTTTAATTCAATGAGCAAGCCGTTTATTATACTCACTGAAGTAATCTTTAGTCTGATCGGTGTTTTGCTGGGTTATACAATTTTCAACATGAGTATTTCCATTATTATGACAGGGTTGGGGATTGTTGCATTAGCCGGAATAGTGGTGCGAAACGGGATTCTGCTTGTTGAGTTTACCGACAGGCTGAAGGAGAAGAAGATGAGGACTCGTCCTGCTATCATTCTGGCCGGGAAGACCCGTATCATACCTGTATTGCTAACCGCTACAGCAACCATTCTTGGACTGATTCCTCTGGCTGTGGGATTAAACATTGATTTCGGTGCTCTTTTCACAAACTTTAATCCTCATATACATTTTGGTGGTGAAAATGTCACCTTCTTTGGCTCGTTGGCCTGGGCTATCATCTTTGGCCTTAGCTTTGCCACGTTCCTGACCTTGGTGTTAATCCCCGTGATGTATTTCATCTTTTATGCGGGGAAATTAAAATTGTCAAGGACAGGCAAGAAACTCATCCGCACGGGGAATATTGATTTTAAGAAATTATTTTAAGTAGTTTCCTTGCAGTGAAGGAGCCTGAAAGCCTACCATCCCATGAAATGTCCAATCAGTCCTATGGCTATGCCAACAGCCAGGTTAATGGCTTTGGCAGCCAGCCAGCTCTTCTTTGATTCGGCCAGCATGGGCAGGCCTGCATGGCCGTCCTGGACAATGGAATTGGCAAATAATATGCTGAAAGGGATGACGCCGTTTGCAAACATGGTCACAAATATCAGGTTGGGCCCTGATTCTGGTATAATGCCCACCAGCAATGCAATAACCAGGATAGTCAATTCGTTTGATTTGACCCATGCCCCCAGGTTGAGGTAGTGTAAGAGTATCTGGATAATTAACAGGGCACCGAAAGTCCATAAGAAGATTTTCAGGAAGTGCTTTTTGATGATGTGTTTCCAAAGGTGTTCCTCCAGAAAATGATCAGGGACATCAATCACCACAAACAAAGCCATTAGTGATACGATCAGGAAAGTAATATTTACCCAGTTCCAGTGGCCTGTAACACCCGGCATGGTGTCCTCTCCAATGGTCCCGGTTGATACGGCCAGAACAAATAAGATCAGTCCGAAAATCAAAACCGCCCTTTGGAAACTGATATTTTTAATTTGTTTGATTATGCTTTCGGTTTTGTAAGAATGTTGGTCGATCTCGTCTTGGTGCAATACCAGGTGCGTCTTATTATCCGCAGGAATGAAGTGGGGTTTAAAGAAGAAATCCACCAGCATGCCCACTATCAGGGCAAGGGCAAGAATAAGGAAGGTAAGTTTCAGGGTAACAGCAGGGAATAAGGAAAACATGACGTAAGCTTCATCTCCAAAGTTGGCCAGAAGTGCAGTAACCAGTGCCCCGAAGCTGACAATGCTATGCGAATACAGGGAAACAACAACATAAGAGCCCAGGCATCCCGGCATGACTCCCAATATGCCGCAGGTCAATAGTTGTAGCCATCCCGAACGCTGCATGTATTTTGCCCAGGTCCCTTTTGATTTGACATTGATGTATTCGATGAGCAACATGGTAATCATCACAAAAGTGGCAATGACTATGGATTGTTTAAGTATATCGATGAAAATCATTATTTTACAATGAGAAGTTTAGTTTTTTTATTCTTTTTCTTTACTGCTTTTTCCGGCTACTACAATAACAATTTCGCCTTTAATTGTTTTCTGGCTGAAATATTCAAAAAGTTGGGCCAGGGTAGCCCTGACATTTTCCTCGTGAATTTTGGTGAGTTCCCTTGAAACACTGGCTATTCTGTCTTCGCCGAAATAAGTAGCCATTTCTTTCAGGGCTTTCAGCAGGCGGAAAGGTGATTCATAGAAAACCATGGTCCTTGTTTCTTCCGTCAGCTGTTTAAGCTGTTTCTGGCGGCCCTTCTTTTGAGGCAGGAAACCTTCAAAGCAAAACCTGTCGCAGGGCAAGCCGGAGTTAACCAAGGCAGGGATTAGGGCCGTGGCACCCGGCAGGCATTCTACTTCCACTCCTTTTTGGAGGCAGGCTCTCACCAGCATAAATCCGGGATCGGAAATTCCGGGAGTACCGGCATCGGAAATCAAGGCAATATTTTCGCCCCTTGCTATGCGGTTGGACACATCTTCAACCGTCTGGTGCTCATTAAATGCGTGATGGGACTGTAATTTATTTTCTATCTGAAAATGCTTCAGCAGAACGGAGCTGGTACGTGTGTCTTCAGCAAGGATACAATCCACTTCTTTCAATACTTTCAGCGCCCTGAAGGTGATGTCGTCAAGATTTCCAATTGGCGTCGGAACAATATAAAGCTTACTCATGTACAAAAAATTTAAAATGAATCGGTAAAATCAGTGATCAGGTGAAAGAAATGTCTGTATTGGTTAAGGGTCAGGTTTTCCGGAGTATCGCCGGGATTGTGGTAATGTGCTTCTTTGCCGCGGGCATAAATAAAGAAGCAGGGAACATTTTTGGCATAAAAGGGATAATGATCGCTGTTGCGCGCCGGGCCCCTGGATGCAACATTCTTCATGTATTGATTCCGGTTGTTTATCTCAGTAAGCCGGTTGTACTGTTCCTTATGTACCGTGGCATTGACAACGGTAATTCCGTCCTCACCGGTGGCATCCACGTCAAGATTGATCAGAAACTTGATTTTCTCTAAAGGGAACAAAGGATGTTTGGAAAAATAATCCGAGCCCAGAAGACCATCTTCTTCTCCGCTGAACAGCAAAAAGACAAGTGAATATTTTGGTTTTGCTGCGTTTTGGTAATGTCTGGCCATATCGAGTATCATGGCAACCGAGAAGGCATTGTCATTCGCCCCGGGGAAATAAACATCGCCCATCATGCCCAGATGGTCATAATGTGCGGTAAACACAAGGCAACTGTCTGTTTGCCCTTCAATATATCCGGCAATATTGCTGGCTTTACAATGTTTTAAATATTTTGATTTAATATTTATTTCAGCAGTCTTTGCCGAATCGGGAAGAATTTCTTTTTTGACCAGAATGGAAGTGAAATTATTAAGCACCGGGCTTTGCGACCACGACAGCTCTTTTGAAGAAACAGTAATAATCCCTTTAGCATTGAGCAGATTCCATTCAACTATTTGCCCGAGCAATTCTTTGAGTGGATTGTTGCGTATTCCCGAAGTATCTATTACAACAAAACTTTTTTTCAGGTCTTTATTGAAATAACCGGCAAGGTCCTTTTTGTTTTTTACCTTTCCCGAATCTATCCGGCAAATCATAAAGTTTCCTTTACATGAAGGAGATGCAGGGCCAATCAGGTAATCCTTCCCGGGAATAAGTGTCTGATTATCAATTTTCACTTCTGTTTGATAGGGGAAAGTATTGACCGGTAAATAATATTTCTGTTCGTAATTTTTAACAAGAGGCCTGATTCCAAGTCTTTGCATTTCGGTTGAAAGAAAAGTAGCTGTACGTTCAGCACCTTTTTTTACATATCCCCTTCCGGCATATTCGGGCGAGCAAAGCAAAGATAGTGTTTTCCTCACATAGGTGCTGTCCTGGCTATAAGCAGAAGTATGCAGAAGTAATGCAGGAATTAGAAACAAGAAGTGTCGTAACATATTAAATTTAAACAAGTTAATTTCTGCCTGAAATATATTTCCTTCTGAGCAGTTCAAATAATTTCTGGGTCACCGGATTATCGCGTTTCCAGCTGAATTTTGAATCCACATAATTAAAGGCTTCATTAAAATTAGCAGCGTTGTTCAGTATGTCAATGGTCTGGTTATATAAATCGGCATTACCCATGAAAAGTTCGCGAATGAAAAGAAATTTATCATTTACACCAATAGCTGATTTTAGATTACTGATCGGAGTATTTTGCATGGTCGACGAAAAGTTGGAAGCTGCCGGCCTGTCCTTGGCAAAAGCATCGTTCAGCGAAGTATTTTTTGTTATAAGACTTTCAGCAATGCTGGTGGCTTCCACTTTTATGGTTTGGGTATGCCTGACTGAATCTGCAACAATTTCTTCTTTTCGGGGAGGCTGAACGGATTGGTTTTCTACCTGAATTGGAGCAACCTCCTTTTCAACAGGAGGAGCAATATTTTGAGTTTCAGGGGCTGTTTCAAATTCCAGTTCTTCCGAAAATTCAGGAGCAGGAGCAGGGTCAGGGTCAGGGGCTTCTACCTTCTCTATTTCAGGTTCGGGAATAGTTTGCATTTCCGGCTGATGATTCTTTCTGCTCCGTTTTATGTCCAGCAGGCAGTCATAAAGATGCCTGATTTTCTCGAGAACTATATCCAGTTCTATTTCCGAAACTTTGGGGTCATTTATAAGTATTTCGGTGAAATAGTCTATTTTCTGCAAATCTTCTTTTACCGACCCAAATAAATTATTCTGTTCCATAAGAAATAAATAATGTGGTGAAATTCTCTTTTTCCGTACTTTTGCAAAATTAATTTAAAAACCATGATATTCTTTCAGAATATTGCAAAGAAATTCTGAAAGTTAGATAAGGAGAAACGACAGAATAGTCTTAAAGAAAATTTTATGCTTAGAAATTTTGTAGTTTTGGCCTTTAATATTCATGGATGTTAAGCGTTAAAATAATTTATTGCTTTAAACTGATTAATAGATAAAAATAGAAAGTCATGTTGATTTATACAATAGCTGAAATAGCTAAAATTGTAAAAGGAAAATTAATTCAGAATCAACCCGGTAATGTTAAATATTTGCTCACCGACAGCAGGTTAGTAGCTTCTCCCTCAGATACTTTGTTTTTTGCCTTGGTCAGTAAAAGACGTAACGGGCACGATTTTATTCAGGAATTATATAAAAAAGGAGTATGTAATTTTGTAGTCAGCGAGCTGCCTGAAAGTTTCGACAAATATCCCCTGGCAAATTTTGTCCTGGTTCCGGATACCCTTGTTGCGCTTCAACAACTTT
This genomic window from Bacteroidota bacterium contains:
- a CDS encoding TolC family protein, with translation DINHQIALSDSVETFIKQAMFPLMSTERFKVQEYIDSKILQTNEKASVLQIRRAESRYLPVLSAVYLHQVLARSPLFNTTPPNILGISLDVPIFSSGMRSTQVSQAKLQLEKARTTRFQAEQGLELDFQQTRDNMITSYNKMMNLKDNEVLTQKVYDITLSKFNQGTASSFELTQAQSQYLQTEMSYYNSVLEVLNLKTRLEKYLTGN
- a CDS encoding efflux RND transporter permease subunit, whose product is MESKFKEFKPTSWSIDNKTSIYVLAVIIAVFGMLNYRSIPKEQFPELVIPTIIVNTIYPGTSPSDIENLITRPIEKNLKSINGVKKISSNSIQDFSSIVVEFNTNVKVEDAKQKVKDAVDKTKSDLPNNLPQEPSVMDIDFSEIPIMYLNLSGNIDLANLKKYADMMQDRIEALKEITRVDIVGALDREIQIDVDMYKMQAASVTFSDIERAVAYENMTISGGSIDMQGMKRSIRVVGEFTNIDQINNIVFNTSSGAQVMLRDIAQVKDSFHEQESYARLNNQNVITLNVIKKSGQNLLVASDEIKKIVEEMRQSDLPSRLKVTITGDMSKYTRNTLTDLNNTIIIGFILVTLVLMFFMGLTNAIFVGLSVPLSISLAYIVMPALGFTMNMLVMFSFIFALGIVVDDAIVVIENTHRVFKQTRMDIVTSAKFAAGEVFMPILSGTLTTLAPFFPLAFWPGIVGKFMYFIPVTLIMTLFASLIVAYIINPVFAVSFMKQDEEMEKQLSKKTIFTITGFILLFAIVFYLAGSTGAGNFTVFIALFVLWHNFIGYKILLSFQKSYIPGLLRRYERLLNFVLYKRRPYYLFFGMIGLFILTFVFMGIRKPKVVFFPINEPNNVYIFIKTPVGTSVTVTDSLALVVEKRLQNVLGKENPYVESVITNVALGASDSFFDNTTKSSNKAKVTVNFVEFKYRKDFSTTKCMEDIRLSVQGISGAEITVEKNRMGPPTGKEINIEVSGNNLDELIASSENFIRYIDSQHIPGIEKLKSDFELGKPEIVIDIDRERANREGITSGQVGNELRTAILGFEVSKYREGEDQWPIELRYSEFQRKNIDRLLDLKITYRDMTSGILRQIPLSSVAKIRYTNTYGGIKRINLKRVITITSNVITGYNANEIVNVIKMSIPGFNKKKGIDIQLTGEQEYQQESSSFLGKAMLLSLFLIMFILITQFNSMSKPFIILTEVIFSLIGVLLGYTIFNMSISIIMTGLGIVALAGIVVRNGILLVEFTDRLKEKKMRTRPAIILAGKTRIIPVLLTATATILGLIPLAVGLNIDFGALFTNFNPHIHFGGENVTFFGSLAWAIIFGLSFATFLTLVLIPVMYFIFYAGKLKLSRTGKKLIRTGNIDFKKLF
- a CDS encoding efflux RND transporter periplasmic adaptor subunit, giving the protein MKTNFTILLLCLFLFSCGGNNPQAKLEKLRKQRDELTSQINKLERENIDGARDSSKNNLNQVAVTGVLLQPFNHYIEVQGKLDGDENVAISPKTGGVVISKYVNEGSLVRKGQILAQLDNSVMLQQLKELETALDFATDAYLKQKSLWDQKIGTEMQYLKAKNDKESLEKRIVTLKDQIDMTRIKSPINGTVEEVNVKIGQMVSPTPNFAAFRVVNFASVKVTAEVAEAYTSKIKKGDQVILRFPDINREVNARISFASKYINPVNRTFVVEARFPKGVNNYKANMIAVLRINDYKNSSAVVLPVNVVQSDVNGDYVFVAQKNTKQWVARRRAVKPGQTYNGLVEITKGLSAGEKVITSGYQDLEDNEKVNL
- a CDS encoding putative manganese transporter; translated protein: MIFIDILKQSIVIATFVMITMLLIEYINVKSKGTWAKYMQRSGWLQLLTCGILGVMPGCLGSYVVVSLYSHSIVSFGALVTALLANFGDEAYVMFSLFPAVTLKLTFLILALALIVGMLVDFFFKPHFIPADNKTHLVLHQDEIDQHSYKTESIIKQIKNISFQRAVLIFGLILFVLAVSTGTIGEDTMPGVTGHWNWVNITFLIVSLMALFVVIDVPDHFLEEHLWKHIIKKHFLKIFLWTFGALLIIQILLHYLNLGAWVKSNELTILVIALLVGIIPESGPNLIFVTMFANGVIPFSILFANSIVQDGHAGLPMLAESKKSWLAAKAINLAVGIAIGLIGHFMGW
- a CDS encoding M28 family peptidase: MLRHFLFLIPALLLHTSAYSQDSTYVRKTLSLLCSPEYAGRGYVKKGAERTATFLSTEMQRLGIRPLVKNYEQKYYLPVNTFPYQTEVKIDNQTLIPGKDYLIGPASPSCKGNFMICRIDSGKVKNKKDLAGYFNKDLKKSFVVIDTSGIRNNPLKELLGQIVEWNLLNAKGIITVSSKELSWSQSPVLNNFTSILVKKEILPDSAKTAEINIKSKYLKHCKASNIAGYIEGQTDSCLVFTAHYDHLGMMGDVYFPGANDNAFSVAMILDMARHYQNAAKPKYSLVFLLFSGEEDGLLGSDYFSKHPLFPLEKIKFLINLDVDATGEDGITVVNATVHKEQYNRLTEINNRNQYMKNVASRGPARNSDHYPFYAKNVPCFFIYARGKEAHYHNPGDTPENLTLNQYRHFFHLITDFTDSF
- the rsmI gene encoding 16S rRNA (cytidine(1402)-2'-O)-methyltransferase; translation: MSKLYIVPTPIGNLDDITFRALKVLKEVDCILAEDTRTSSVLLKHFQIENKLQSHHAFNEHQTVEDVSNRIARGENIALISDAGTPGISDPGFMLVRACLQKGVEVECLPGATALIPALVNSGLPCDRFCFEGFLPQKKGRQKQLKQLTEETRTMVFYESPFRLLKALKEMATYFGEDRIASVSRELTKIHEENVRATLAQLFEYFSQKTIKGEIVIVVAGKSSKEKE